The Impatiens glandulifera chromosome 3, dImpGla2.1, whole genome shotgun sequence genome contains a region encoding:
- the LOC124931471 gene encoding dihydrodipicolinate reductase-like protein CRR1, chloroplastic, protein MASFISCRFQFSFVRTSKFRPFISCSSVQSNNIKVIINGAAKEIGRAAVLAVTKNRGMELAGAVDTYHVGEDIGLVCDMTEPLEIPIMNDLTMVLASISQSRDMAVVVDFTDSSTVYDNVKQATAFGMNSVVHVPRLNLETVAALSQLCDKASMGCIVAPTLSIGSILLQQAAIQASFQYNNVEIVESRANSADFPSQDAIQIANNLSNLGQLYNKEDISTDVKARGQVLGEDGVRVHSLVLPGLPSSTSVHFSGPGEVYTINHVISGVQCLMPGLILSIRKVVRLKNLVYGLEKFL, encoded by the exons ATGGCGAGTTTTATAAGCTGCCGGTTTCAGTTCTCATTTGTTAGAACATCAAAATTCAGACCATTCATCTCTTGCTCCTCGGTTCAATCCAACAACATTAAG gtgatAATCAACGGAGCGGCAAAGGAAATTGGAAGGGCGGCGGTGCTGGCGGTCACCAAAAACAGAGGCATGGAGCTGGCCGGTGCTGTCGACACTTACCATGTCGGAGAAGACATCGGACTG gTATGTGACATGACAGAGCCCTTGGAAATACCCATAATGAATGATCTCACTATGGTCTTAGCTTCAATATCTCAg TCAAGAGATATGGCAGTAGTTGTCGATTTCACCGATTCCTCCACCGTCTATGACAACGTCAAACAA gcaaCCGCGTTTGGGATGAATAGTGTGGTTCATGTGCCTCGGCTTAACTTAGAAACCGTAGCAGCATTATCCCAACTATGCGATAAGGCCAGCATG GGTTGTATTGTGGCACCAACTTTGTCTATAGGCTCCATTTTATTACAACAAGCTGCAATTCAAGCTTCTTTTCAATATAACAATGTCGAGATTGTCGAATCCAGAGCAAATTCAGCG GATTTTCCATCTCAAGATGCAATACAAATAGCCAACAATTTGTCTAACCTTGGCCAACTTTACAATAAAGAAGATATTTCAACTGATGTCAAG gcAAGGGGTCAAGTTCTCGGAGAAGATGGAGTTAGGGTTCATAGTTTAGTTCTTCCCGGTCTCCCATCAAGCACGTCGGTACACTTCTCGGGTCCTGGAGAG GTTTATACTATCAATCACGTTATTTCTGGCGTACAATGTCTCATGCCGGGGCTAATTTTGTCCATTAGAAAAGTCGTGCGACTTAAG AATCTTGTCTATGGTCTAGAGAAGTTTTTGTAA
- the LOC124932276 gene encoding protein DETOXIFICATION 49-like: MCQQAAVTTASSHPCICKCVENDQPDMFDPLIPKTPTTHSDPILPNFPITITTTTRPDPIKQSTTLTLREARSITQIALPMVMTGLLLYSRSIISMIFLGRLGDLALAGGSLAIGFANITGYSILSGLAVGMEPICGQAFGAKKLSLLGISLQRTILLLLLTSFPIAILWFNVKEILVFFGQNHQIATEAQSYLIYSLPDLLAQSLLHPLRIYLRTQSITFPLTFCASFATVLHIPINYILVFKLGLGSKGVALSGVVFNFNMVGSLVLYVVISGVYKTTWEGLSMDCFRDWNSLLNLAIPSCVSVCLEWWWYEIMIILCGLLANPEATVASMGILIQTTSLIYIFPSSLSFSVSTRIGNELGAGEPAKAQLAAKVGIVASFLLGFMALCFAYSVRNIWARMFTNDVEIISLTSLVLPIIGLCELGNCPQTTGCGVLRGTARPKVGANINLGCFYFVGMPVAVVLGFFVGLDFMGMWLGLLAAQMSCVVTMMIVISRTDWVAQARRAKELTGGDGGAGFDENEKKPIIKEDDDCDNPSLLEAGDLLV, translated from the coding sequence aTGTGTCAGCAAGCAGCAGTTACCACTGCCTCCTCTCATCCCTGCATTTGTAAATGTGTCGAAAATGATCAACCCGACATGTTCGACCCGTTGATCCCTAAAACCCCGACAACTCATTCTGACCCGATATTACCAAATTTCCCCATaacaataacaacaacaacCCGACCCGACCCTATCAAACAATCCACCACCCTTACTCTCAGGGAAGCCAGGTCCATTACCCAAATTGCCCTTCCCATGGTCATGACCGGCCTCCTACTCTACTCTAGATCAATCATTTCCATGATCTTTCTTGGCCGACTCGGCGACTTAGCCCTAGCCGGAGGTTCTCTAGCCATTGGGTTCGCCAATATCACCGGCTACTCCATCCTCTCCGGTCTAGCGGTCGGAATGGAACCCATTTGCGGTCAAGCATTTGGTGCCAAGAAACTATCTCTTCTCGGCATCTCTCTTCAAAGAaccatccttcttcttctcctaaCTTCATTCCCAATCGCGATTCTATGGTTTAACGTCAAGGAAATACTCGTTTTCTTCGGACAAAATCATCAAATAGCGACGGAAGCTCAATCTTACCTTATTTACTCTCTCCCGGATCTACTAGCCCAGTCTCTGCTCCACCCTTTACGAATTTACCTCAGAACCCAATCCATTACTTTCCCATTAACGTTCTGCGCTTCATTCGCCACAGTTCTTCACATACCCATTAACTATATTCTCGTATTCAAACTCGGGTTGGGGTCAAAAGGAGTTGCTTTAAGCGGGGTCGTGTTCAACTTCAACATGGTGGGTTCGTTGGTTCTTTATGTAGTGATTTCCGGTGTTTATAAAACGACATGGGAAGGATTATCTATGGATTGTTTCCGCGATTGGAATTCTCTACTCAATCTAGCCATACCCAGCTGCGTTTCCGTTTGTTTGGAATGGTGGTGGTACGAGATTATGATTATCCTCTGCGGTTTGTTGGCGAATCCAGAAGCGACTGTTGCATCAATGGGTATTCTCATTCAAACAACTTCCTTGATCTATATATTCCCATCTTCCTTAAGCTTCAGCGTTTCAACTCGAATCGGCAACGAATTGGGCGCCGGAGAGCCGGCGAAGGCGCAATTAGCGGCCAAAGTGGGTATCGTTGCCAGCTTTCTGTTGGGTTTTATGGCACTCTGTTTTGCTTACTCTGTTAGGAATATATGGGCAAGGATGTTTACAAACGATGTTGAAATAATTTCTCTGACTTCACTTGTTTTGCCGATTATTGGTCTATGTGAGCTTGGAAACTGTCCACAGACGACGGGGTGCGGGGTCTTACGAGGAACGGCGAGACCGAAAGTGGGTGCGAATATAAATTTAggatgtttttattttgtgggTATGCCGGTGGCTGTTGTTCTTGGGTTTTTTGTTGGGTTGGATTTTATGGGGATGTGGTTAGGGTTATTGGCGGCGCAGATGTCGTGTGTGGTGACGATGATGATTGTTATTTCTCGAACGGATTGGGTGGCGCAGGCGAGAAGAGCCAAGGAACTTACCGGCGGCGACGGCGGCGCTGGTTTTGATGAGAATGAGAAGAAACCAATTATCAAGGAAGATGACGATTGTGATAATCCTTCTCTTCTAGAAGCGGGtgatttattagtttaa